The region GCCGGCGTATTGGCGCAATTGGTTGAAAAAGCGCAAAACAAAGGCGATACTAAAGCCATTAATGCCGATTTGCAAAACCTTCAGCAAAATTTTGCCGATACCATTCCGGCTGCGCAAGCAACGTTGATGGCGGCAGCGGCCGAGTTCGATGCCGGCCGTTACGATGTGGCTTCAGGCCATCTGAATTGGGTGTTGAAAAACCAAAAAGAGCCGTTGGTGCGAGCCTTGGCGGCACAGCGTTTGGCCGTGGTAAAATTGCAGCAAAAGAAATATGATGAGGCTTTGGCGGCTTTGGATACCAAAGTTGATGCCGATTACGAAGCTTTGCTGCTGGAAACCAAAGGCGATGTTTTCGTGGCGCAAAACAAAGCCAAAGAAGCGGCCGCCAGCTATGAGCAGGCATTGGCTAAATTACCGAAAAATTCGGTGGGGCGCGAATTGGTTCGAATGAAATTGGATTCGCAGAAATAAGGCCGTCTGAAAGTATAGAGGGTTTTGCTAATCTGCATGATGGTGTGAAAGCGTTGTCACAATTCGTGCAGATTCAAGAAACAAACAGCAGGCTTGCCGGGCATTGTGTCCGGCAAGCCGTTATGTGTTTTCAGACGGCCTGCAAATATAGGCCGTCTGAAAAGGAAAGTGAAAAAATGAAACCAACAATTGCATTGGTGGGGCGGCCGAATGTCGGCAAATCCACCTTATTCAACCGACTGACGCGCACCAAAGACGCGTTGGTACACGATCTACCCGGTTTGACGCGCGACCGTCATTATGGTCACGGCAAAGTGGGCAGTAAACCGTACTTAGTGATTGACACCGGTGGTTTCGAGCCGGTAGTCGATAGCGGTATTTTGCACGAAATGGCGCGCCAAACCCTGCAAGCGGTTGACGAAGCCGATGCGGTGGTGTTTCTGGTTGATGCCCGTACCGGTTTGACTCCGCAAGACAAAATCATTGCCGATCGCCTGCGTCAAAGCCCGCAGCCGGTTTATTTGGCCGTGAATAAAGGTGAGGGCGGCAATCAGGCGGTATTGTCTGCCGAATTCTTCGAGCTGGCCTTAGGTGAACCGTATGTGATTTCCGGTGCACATGGAGATGGCGTGTATTATCTGATGGAAGACATTCTGGCCGGGTTTCCGGAGCCTGAAGAAGAGGAAGAGGCCGCCAAGCATCCGGTTTTTGCCGTGATTGGCCGCCCGAATGTCGGAAAATCGACTTTGGTGAATGCCATTTTGGGCGAAGAACGAGTGATTGCGTTTGATATGGCCGGCACCACGCGCGACAGTATCCACATTGATTTCGAACGCGAAGGTAAACCATTCACCATCATCGATACTGCCGGCGTGCGTCGTCGCGGCAAGGTAGATGAAGCGGTGGAAAAATTTTCAGTGATTAAAGCCATGCAGGCGATTGAAGCGGCCAATGTTGCAGTATTGGTATTGGATGCGCAGCAAGACATCGCCGATCAAGATGCCACGATTGCCGGTTTTGCTTTGGAAGCAGGGCGTGCCTTGGTGGTCGCGGTGAACAAGTGGGACGGCATTAGCGAAGAGCGTCGCGAACAAGTGAAGCGCGACATCAACCGCAAATTGTATTTCTTGGATTTTGCCAAATTCCATTTTATTTCCGCTTTGAAAGAGCGCGGCATTGACGGTTTGTTCGACAGTATTCAAGCGGCTTACGAAGCGGCCATGATTAAAATGCCGACACCGAAAATCACTCGTGTGCTTCAGACGGCCGTCGAACGCCAACAGCCACCGCGTTCGGGCTTGACCCGTCCGAAAATGCGTTATGCACATCAAGGCGGCATGAATCCGCCGGTAATTGTGGTGCACGGCAATTCGCTGCATGCGATTTCCGACAGCTACACGCGTTATCTGACGCAAACTTTCCGCAAGGCTTTCAATCTTCAAGGTACACCGTTGCGTATTCAGTATAATGTTTCAGAAAACCCTTACGAAGAAAAAGAAGATAAGCCGAAGAAAAAACCTTTACGCCGTGCGGCTTACAGCAACCGTATTGCTAAGCGTGAAGAGCGCAAAGACGAAAAAGTGCGCAATAGCGGAGGCAAAGCGAAGAAACGCCAAGTCAGCGTGAAAAAACAACACAGCAAATAAAGCCAAACCGGAAAACGATAGCAAAATTCGTTTTCCGGTTTTCTTTAATATGTGTTGGCTTCGCCAGTCGTCAAACATGCCGGATAGAAAATAAAATTGAAAAAGAAGAAAGAGATAAGCATGAATAGAATAAATAGTTAAACAAACCGGAGCCGAATATCAGACAAACCAAGCAGGATAGAACAATAAACCCATGCTAAAAAGTTTGCATATTCTTACCCAAAATTGTTGGTAAAAATCTACATTCAAGGCTACAATCACCCATAAAGCTATTCACGGCTTTTCTTAGAATCATAATAACGGAGTAAAGAATATGACAGCTAAAGGACAAATGTTACAAGATCCTTTTTTAAATGCGTTGCGTAAAGAGCACGTACCGGTTTCGATTTACTTGGTTAACGGCATTAAGTTGCAAGGCCAAGTCGAATCATTCGACCAATACGTTGTTTTGCTGCGTAATACTTCAGTGACTCAGATGGTTTACAAACATGCTATTTCAACAATCGTTCCTGCCCGTGCGGTAAGTTTGCAGCATGAAAACAAACCGGCTGCCCAAGCACAGGCAGCTTCGCCGGTGCAAGTGGAAACCCAGTCAGCAGAATAATGCAGGTCATTATTTTTTAATACCTTACCGGTGACGGTAAGGTATTTTTATTTTCAGACGGCTTGCAAGCAATATCAAGAGAATGTCATGTTGATTCAGAATATTCTTCCTTTTACCCATCAATTATTAACCCGGCATTTAAACAATGGTGACACAGCCTTAGACGGCACGGCCGGAAATGGCCACGATACGGTTTTTTTGGCCAAAGCAGTAGGCAATCGAGGCAAAGTATGGGCGTTTGATGTGCAGCAGCAAGCCCTTGAGCAGACCAAAGCCAGATTGATGTCGGAAAACCTGCTGGACTGCGTTACTCTGGTTCATGACAGTCATCAATATATCGAACGCTATATCCGGCAGGGGGTGGATGCGGCAGTGTTCAATTTTGGCTGGTTGCCGGGTGGTGATAAAAGTATTACCACGTCAGCCGA is a window of Neisseria yangbaofengii DNA encoding:
- a CDS encoding class I SAM-dependent methyltransferase; this encodes MLIQNILPFTHQLLTRHLNNGDTALDGTAGNGHDTVFLAKAVGNRGKVWAFDVQQQALEQTKARLMSENLLDCVTLVHDSHQYIERYIRQGVDAAVFNFGWLPGGDKSITTSADSSLAALNGTLSLLNPNGIVTAVLYPGHDSGRVEANAIEAWAQLLPQQEFAVLKYHFINRQNYPPYVLAIQKLRQK
- the der gene encoding ribosome biogenesis GTPase Der, yielding MKPTIALVGRPNVGKSTLFNRLTRTKDALVHDLPGLTRDRHYGHGKVGSKPYLVIDTGGFEPVVDSGILHEMARQTLQAVDEADAVVFLVDARTGLTPQDKIIADRLRQSPQPVYLAVNKGEGGNQAVLSAEFFELALGEPYVISGAHGDGVYYLMEDILAGFPEPEEEEEAAKHPVFAVIGRPNVGKSTLVNAILGEERVIAFDMAGTTRDSIHIDFEREGKPFTIIDTAGVRRRGKVDEAVEKFSVIKAMQAIEAANVAVLVLDAQQDIADQDATIAGFALEAGRALVVAVNKWDGISEERREQVKRDINRKLYFLDFAKFHFISALKERGIDGLFDSIQAAYEAAMIKMPTPKITRVLQTAVERQQPPRSGLTRPKMRYAHQGGMNPPVIVVHGNSLHAISDSYTRYLTQTFRKAFNLQGTPLRIQYNVSENPYEEKEDKPKKKPLRRAAYSNRIAKREERKDEKVRNSGGKAKKRQVSVKKQHSK
- the hfq gene encoding RNA chaperone Hfq, whose protein sequence is MTAKGQMLQDPFLNALRKEHVPVSIYLVNGIKLQGQVESFDQYVVLLRNTSVTQMVYKHAISTIVPARAVSLQHENKPAAQAQAASPVQVETQSAE
- a CDS encoding YfgM family protein, whose protein sequence is MAAHLEEQQELDNFKYFWKSTGRWLFALLMLAALGYLGYTVYQSHLAKKSQEAAGVLAQLVEKAQNKGDTKAINADLQNLQQNFADTIPAAQATLMAAAAEFDAGRYDVASGHLNWVLKNQKEPLVRALAAQRLAVVKLQQKKYDEALAALDTKVDADYEALLLETKGDVFVAQNKAKEAAASYEQALAKLPKNSVGRELVRMKLDSQK